The window catattttgcaAACTACTATAGATGTTGCCAGCACCTCATCCAAATTTCAACTAATTTTTTACTACTATCAGAACCCTGAGATTGTTTGCACTGGCAATTCACCAGTCTCCCTTACAGCTGGGTAGCTGTTGGGCACAACTATGAGCCAATGAAACCTAAAATATTGTTTGTCATAGAATTTTGGGATACTTTTGCTTCcttattggctttttttttcttttccttttcttccttcattcctatGGTCCTGAAACCTGCAACACTCATTTTGCAAGCATAAAGAcaaaagactcaaaaaaaaaaaaaaaaaaccaaggtaGAGCAAAAATGTGGAAGAGATCTTGATCTTGGATGGATGATTCAAACAACTCTTGCAGGGACTATATCATTCAAGCATCTATATCATGATTTAAAATAAGTCCCTTCATCACCCTCACAGAAAGCACAGGGTCCTGTTTCAAATGCTTAATAGATGAACCAGTGTTAAGAAACCCATAGAGGCTTGGGTTATCAGCTGCATATGGAGTATCATTGCTGTATTAAATCCATAATGTACCTAATAGCTCTCCATAATCTTTCTAAAAAACACTTAGTATTTTGTTGTAAATATTATAAGATTAATTTAAAGTCTTCATTCATGTCCACAATCAACTAAGTTTGAAGTATGGATTTGTGTGTAATAGAGGAGAATTGGTTACCTCAATGTTAATACACATATTTCTTTACTAACCTTATTATATACAGACTTGAAGGAATGTAGAAGAAAAACTGAGTGGTCAGCAGAGTAATCTTTACTATTTTTAGATCACAGTCTATTGTTATAACTATAAAATGAGCCATAAACTGAACTGAGTTCACAACATCAAATTTGGATAGAAATAATCATTACTCTCACTCACAGAAAGTACAAGAtatgtatattctgtatattatgtgtacatatacattttatatatggaCATATATGTATTCTGTGtagtgtgtttgtatatatactgtgtagtgaatatgtgtgtgtggtgcaggtTCTaacacttttcctccttttttccacTAACTCATTCATTAAAGCCACTGTGATTAGAATATGATATCACTGAAAGTGGTCCTGAGGACATGTGATGTGACTGGTGCTTTGTGATTGTCAGGAAGTTAACTTTTCAACACAAAAGATCCATTAATGATAGTccaactgtgtgactttggacacaATTCATATAATGTTCCAAGTATACAGAACTGGAGATGAAGATTTTTACCAAGTGACATATGGAAGTCAGGGAAGCCAATATGGTAGGGAAGAAAGTATGTTGTCTCAAGTGAAGTCTGGCTTTAGCTTTGGCCTCTGCAGCTCTACAGTACTCCTTGTACTGAATAAAGTGGTCTGCATGGAGGCCAGGGGACACAAATATTTTGTACTCTTTTGATAATCTGTTATTATCCCCTTGATTCATAAAACAAGGTTCTGACTACATCACTTGCTAGATTTGAAATGCTTTCAATGTTTGACCTACAGTCCTTAACATTAAGCTTTAACAGTATTATGAGACATTTCCTGATCTTGGCCTTTTCTGTCCCTCAAATCTCAGAAGTTACAATTTACCTTTATACTAAGTTAGTATGCAGCGGAATGCCTGGCACTACTGGGGTTTTGATGAAAATAgtgttgaatgaatggatcaTTTAATAACTACAACTTAGTTGAATTGAAGTTTttctgcagttcttttttttttttttaaatctgtgtgtCTACTACCTGTCCTAGGAATGATTTGACCTCATATCTTGACTATTCACTCTACTGATCCCACCCTAACTCTGGGGtgtcatttttttatgtttttccatcTATgaatccttttcctttccctgtcaaatttattttatttaattttaatttttttaatttttacaagctacattttgattcattgtatgtaaatggggtacaaattttgaTTTCTAAGGTTGTACGcaacgtagattcacaccattcatgtaatcacacgtttttatagggtaatattgtctgtctcattctactatcttttcttcccccaacccctaccaccccattttcctctaaaccctccaaagttttctcattcttctttcccccctgccacccacccacttcattatgtatcatcatccacgatcagagaaaatattccatccttggttttttggaattgttctatttaaattagcatgatattctctaactccatccatttaccagcaagtgacataattttattctttatggcagagtaatattccattgtgtatatatagcacagtttctttatccattcatcaaatgaagggcatcttggttggttccacaatctaactattgtgaattgagcaacttcTTGACTCATGCCCCAGATCTCTGTTTGGTACCTATCATGTATCATTTCATAGCACCCTTTCTGTCTTACTCTTTCTAATACTCAGCAGTAATTTTTTACTCCTTTCTGAGAGCCTCTCAATTGATTTTAAGTTTAGAAAGGAAGAAGCTAATTGTACATTAAGTCACACCAGAAACCCACCAATATATATTCCTTGGAAgcaaaattatgtttattaatgaGTGAAGGAAGAATtgcatgaaaaatacttaatACTGTAATTTCTTTGTGTGTAGAAAGATCTATGTGTtatgaaaaacaacttttaataatgaaatataaccacaaagaaaaaaaattataagcagCTCACATTTGTAGAATAATAAGGTCCTCCTGAGGGAATACCAAGGTAAACACTTTTCACATATTGTGAAACTCAGTTCCATATTCattcccattcctcagtttaagTGAAGGTTagacaaatttttgttttcatttagagGACAATTGAGAATTCTCTTCAGAATTCTcctctgaagaaaataaaggcagaaaaattTCCTGTAATCTCATagatagaaaatcatttttagagtacattttattgaattcacttctgtgatttgtactttttaaaatttattcaatatgTAATCAGGTTCCAAACATTGTGCAACTTGTGAAAAATATTGGCAGCCAGTGGGCAAGTGCTTTATGGGTTATAACTGCACTTTTAGTAAATAGGAATTCCGGAGTGACATTAAAGCACTTTTGTTTACCTCGTCACTCTTTCTAATGGGTTATCAGCAGGCAATGATATGAAAAATACCCTGTTTCTAAAGACTAAAAGGAATCTTAGAAACATAGGTGAATCTTTCTTACCACTTGTAAAGTACATGAATAACCCAAAGAACTTAGACaccataatattaaaaatatatgatcatCCATTCtgacttataaaataataatgaataatgataaaatatcttaattttagtAATAGATAATCAAATAGTATTATAATATGCTAAGTACAGTCCTCTTCTCAAAAATTGTAACAAGTAAAATTATTGCTGTCAGTATAAGACTGGAGCTAAGTGGATGGTCCAGAAAATCAGTAATATTCTGGTTACTGGATCATCAGTACATCTGTTCTGATAACTTCCCATTTCTGTCAGGAACAATAGCAGTGTTTACATGATTTAGTGTGATAGACAAAATTGATCAATACCAGTGTTTTtttgacatctataacactaTAAATCCATAAAAACAGATAAAGTAAGGAAAAACAGGATGAGATTTGGTAGAAACTTGTAATATGTGTAAATCATCCGGAGTTAGGTTGTCTCCATTTTCTGAACCTATTTCTACTTCTTTCAAAGCAGAGTTTAtgaataacaatttttattttcatggtctTCTAACATATTTTGCTGAGATATTACAAAATGTTCATTCATCCTTTCCTCTCTTGAATCAATGTTGGGATTTAGGCacattcatttatcaaataatttttctgctaAACAATTTTCTGATGGCATTTTCCATTTGAGCATTTCTCAAAGTGTAAATCACAGGATTTAATATGGGAGTTATCATGGTATAGAATACAGCAACTGCTTTATCAATGGATAAATTAATTGGAGGTCTCATGTACACAAATATGCAgggaacaaagaataaaatgaccACCATAATGTGGGAGACCCAGGTGGACAGGGCCTTGCACCTACTCTCCATGCTCTGTGTTTTCAGGGAGCGCAGGATGACCACATAGGAgaacagcaggaggaggaagtttAACAAGCAGATGAACCCACTGTTGGCAGCAATGAAGAGCCCCAGAGTGTGGGTATCAGTGCAGGCCAGAGTGAGCAAAGTGTTCAGATCACACATAAAGTGATCTATGACATTAGGACCACAGAAGGGTAGTGGGAAGATGAAGAGCAGCTGGATGGTTGCATGGAAAAATCCTCCCACCCACGACACTCCCACTAGCAGGATGCACACTGTCCAGTTCATGATGGTTGCATAGTGcaagggcttgcagatggccacgtagCAGTCATTGGCCATCACTGTGAGCAGAATTATCTCAGCACCTGCAAAGAAATGTTCCCCGAAGACTTGGGCCATGCATTCATTGAATAGGATGGTCTTCTTTTCATGGAGTGAATCCATGATCAGTTTAGGAGTATTGACAGAGGCATAGCAGGCATCAATAAAGGAGAGATAAGCCAGGAAAAAGTACATAGGGGACCCCAAGAGTGAGCTGGCAATGATGTTTATCAACATAAGCACATTTCCTGCCATAGAGATGATGTAGATGagcaaaaacacaacaaatataattttctgcatctttgggTTTTGTGTAAGTCCCAGAAGAACAAACACTGTCACATTGTATACTCCATGTGTTTCATGTGGCAGTTTATTATATTACCTGGAAAGGTTGACAGAACCTTGGATTTATTCAACTTTTCCattctaataaatattaaatgcctGAATTCCACTGAGTTGTGAAATCTTAAgaaatttgtatgtttttctggTATCATTTGTTTTTAGATGGAACAAAGGACTCTGAATTCCTAAGGATTCTCAAATTGCTCCTGGGTGAATAGTATAAAAAAAGTACTATATACTTTTGTAAACTGGATGATTGGTATCTTAGTACACTTACGCATCTGGAATGAGTTTCACCCTGAAATGAAATAATGGATTTCATACACCAGTAGTAGCTTAGCCCAAAAAGGGAGGTAGAATGAATCTGCTAGATATCTACTTAAAGGTAAAGAATCTTGCACCTGAtcaggtttttcaagatggcagactagagggtggctgcatttcatgttgctccaggactcaagattcaaaagaggagatagtgagtgacttgggacaaactcaaagccgccgggtgagctTCTCCCATTGgagaggcgtcccggatggggcagtagccccggaatgcagagaactttgtgaagtagagtggctccgtgagatgcccctccccccgctggagcagtaaacacggacagcaaAGCAGAGCGAAAAATCGGTGGAGTGAAAGTTCCAGGattgcgggcagcttctctaaggagggacaaactaaggagactcgtctgcgaagggtgaggctcccaggcccaaaaggtaggtccagacctctgggaacgttgcctgggaaggctgccctgcccaggcggcaagacacccctccccccactggagcagtgaacttggaaagtggggaactttgcagagcAGGCCCCGCTGCAAACCGCTTGGTTTTGTAGCAATCTgctggggctccggcggctgccagagaaagagttgggtggcaagctatttggactcagcaactgcCTGGacaatggggagggggctgtcctgaggaggtggaggtgcacagtgagttgcttggtctccaagcgcccacacagaacaccgggtggctgcctggaggaagagatgagcagcgggtcactggggcttggagcatatgtacgaggctccaagtaactgcccagaggaggggttgcatagccaggcgattaggtgcaaagcacggtccggtctggggacctaggcaccttttcttgaaagagctacacagagacaagccgaggggcagagcgaaggttccaggactacgggaagcttctctgaggaggagcTAGCTAaagagactcgtctgcaaagggcagggctcccaggcccaggaggtaggtccaggcccctgggaacgttgcctgggaaggctgccctgcccaggtggtagttgtggactgaggggaacctctaggagaggaactgaccagcaagacctccccaccgggtgagtcttccccgctgggtgaggttttcccacaaggatggtaaaaccagagacacaagcccaaacaggccttgcctcagcctgcagcctagtcccctttagatgaccattggtcaacaagtagaggcacctctgcccactagcagggaatataccccacctgaagaccaccacccctagagaggcagcttcctatgggaacaccgcagtatcaacttcctctaagacttcaggctactgaaggataagaggggatacactagcaatcttcagggacattataagtcaatagaggaaatctgcaacatctcagcagtccactgatacctgaacgacatgagaaaacaagggaagaaaatgcctcaaacaaatctggatgttacatcaataaaatccaatgacagcatggcagaagaaatgtcagaaagggagttcagaatgtacataatcaacatgataagggaagcaaacgatgaaatgaaagagcaaatgcaggcattgaatgaacgcaccaatagacagttaaaagagcaaatacaggaagcaaaagaccatttcaataaagagttagagataatgaaaaaaaaccaaacagaaatccttgaaatgaaggaaacaataatccaaattaagaactccatagaaagcacaaccaataggatagaacacctggaagacagaacctcagatatggaagacaaaatatttaacctcgaaaacaaagtcgaacaaacacagaagatggtaagaaatcatgaacagaatctctaagaactatgggatatcatgaataggccaaatttgagaattattgggattgaagaaggcttagagaaacaaaccaaagtaatgaacaacctattcaatgagataatttcagaaaatttcccaaatctgaagaatgaaatggaaaatcaagttcaagaggcttataggactccaaatacacaaaattacaacagacccacaccaaggcacattataatgaaaatacctaacataaaaaataaagacagaatcttaaaggctgtgagagaaaagaactaaattacattcagggggaaaccaatatggatatcagcagatttttcaatccagaccttaaaagctagacggacctggaataacatttttcaatccctaaaagaaaatggatgccaaccaagaatcttatacccagcaaaacttaccttcagatttgacgacgaaataagattcttccatggtaaacaaaagctaaaagaatatacaaaaagaaagccagcattacagaacattctcagcaaaatattccatgaagaagagatgaaaagcaaagaagcaaatcagcaaagggaggagctatcctaaatgaactctcaaataaagaggaaccaagtcgtgtcaaaaataaacaaataaatgaataaaatgagtcaaatgactgggaatacaaatcatatctcaataataaccctgaatgttaatggcctgaattcatcaatcaaaagatatagactggcagattggataaaaaagaaagatccaacaatatgttgcctgcaagagactcatctcttagaaagagatatccaaagactaaaagtgaaaggatgggaaaaaacttaccatgcacatggacccagcaaaaaacctggggtatccatcctcatttcagataaagtgaacttcaagccaaagttaatcagaagggataaagaaggacacttcatactgcttaagggaaccataaatcagcaagacataacaatcataaatatctatgccccaaacagtggctcacccatatatgtcaaacaaatccttctcaatctcagaaaccaaatagaccaaaatacaataatactaggtgattttaaaacgcccctctcaccactggacagatcttccaaacaaaaattgaacaaagaaaccatagatctcaataacacaatcaataatttagacttaacagacatttatagaatataccatccaacgaagagtgaatacactttcttctcagcagcacatggatccttctctaaaatagaccatattttatgccacaaagctaatgttagcaaatacaagaagatagagacacttccttgtattttatcagatcataatggattgaaactacaaataaatgaaagagtaaaaaacagaaattactccaacacctggagattaaacaatatgctattatatgatgaatataacagaagatattaggaaggaaattaaaaaattcttagaggtaaacaagaacaaagaaacatcatatcaaaatcactgggacactatgaaagcagtacttagaggaaaagttatttcatggagcacattcaataaaagaagcaaaactcaacaaataaatgacctaacacaacctaacagctcaaagccctagaaaaagaagaacagaccaacaccaaaagtagtagaaaacaggaaatagttaaactcagagctgaaatcaacaaaattgaaacaaaagaaacaatacaaaaaattgacaaaataaatagttgattcttcgaaaaataaacaaaattgataaacctttagccacaataacaaagagaatacgagagaaaacccaaatcaccaaaattcggaatgaacaaggaaatatcacaacagacatgattgaaatacaaaacataattagaagctattttgaaaatctatactccaacaaaatagaaaatttcgaagatatcaacaagtttctagagacctatgaattgcctaaactaaatgaggaggacatacacaatttaaatagaccaacttcaagtaatgaaatagaagaagtcatcaaaagcctaccaacaaagaaaagtccaggacctgatgggttctcagccgagttctacaaaacctttaaagaagagcttattccaatacttctcaaagtattccatgaaatagaagaggaggaaaccctcccaaactcattctacgaaaaaaatatcaccctgatacctaaaccagacagagacacattgaggaaagaaaatttcagaccaatattcttaaagaacatcgacgcaaaaattctcaacaaaattttagcaaatcgcatacaaaaacatattaaaaagatagtgcaccatgatcaagtgggtttcatcccaggggtgcaaggttggttcaacattaggaaatcaataaatgttattcaccatatcaacagacttaaagtcaagaatcacatgattatttcaatagatgcagaaaaagcatttgataaaatacagcaccccttcatgctcaaaacactagaaaaaatagggatagtgggaacattccttaacattgtaaaggccatctatgctaagcccatggctaatatcattctcaattgtgaaaaactgaaagcattcctcctaaaatctggaacaaggcagggatgccctctctcaccactcctattcaatatcatccttgaaactctagccagagcaattagacagaccaaagaaattaaagggatacgaattggaaaagaagaactcaaactatccctatttgctgatgatatgattatatacttagaggaaccatgaaattccaccagaaaactctgagaactcataaatgaatttagtaaagtagcaagatataagatcaatgctcataaatctaatgcatatttatacataagtgatgaatcttcagaaagagaaattaggaaaactaccccatttacaatagcatcgaaaaaaataaaatacttgggaatcaatctcacaaaagaagtgaaagacctctacaatgagaactacagaacactaaagaaagaaattaaagaacaccttagaagatggaaagatctcccatgttcctggataggcagaattaatattgtcaaaatggccatacttccaaaagtgctatacagattcaatgcaattccaattaaaatcccaacgatgtaccttacagaagtagaacaagcaatcatgaaattcatctggaagtataagaaacccagaattgctaaagcaatccttcgcaggataaatgaagcagggggtattgcaatactagaacttcaactgtactacaaagcaatagtaacaaaaacggcatggtattggtaccaaaatagacagatagatcaatggtacagaatagaggacatggacacaaacccaaataaatataattttctcatactagacaaaggggccaaaaatatgcaatggagaaaagatagcctcttcaacaaatggtgctgggaaaattggaaatccatatgcaacaaaatgaaactaaatccatatctctcacagtgcacaaaactaaactcaaaatggattaaggacctcggaatcagaccagagaccctgcatcttatagaagaaaaagtaggtccagatcttcaacatgtcggcttaggaccagactttctcaacaggacacccatagcacaagaaataaaagcaaaaatcaacaactgggatagattcaaactaaaaagctttctctcagcaaaggaaactatcagcaatgcgaaggaagagcctacagagtgggagaaaatctttgccaatcatacttcagatagagcactaatctccagaatctataaagaactcaaaaaactcaacaccaagactacaaataacccaatcaacaaatggtctaaggaaatgaacagacacttcacagaagaagacctacaaacaatcaacaaacatatggaaaaatgttcaacatctctagtaataagagaaatgcaaatcaaaaccaccctaagatttcatctcaccccaattagaatggcgattatcaagaatacaagcaacaacaggttttggcaaggatgtggggaaaaaggtacactcatacattgctggtggggttgcaaattagtgcagccactcttgaaggcagtatggagattccttagaaaacttggaatggaaccaccatttgacccagctatcccactccttggcctatacccaaaggacttaaaatcagcatagtacagagatatagccacatcaatgttcattgctgctcaattcaccatagccagattgtggaacccacctagatacccttcagttgatgaatggataaagaaactgtggcatatatatacaatggaatattactcagccataaagaatgataaaattatggcatttgcatgcaaatggacaaaattggagaatatcatgctaagtgagataagccaatctcaaaaaaccaaaggaagaatgatctcactgataagtggatgatgatacataatggggcgtgggaggggttagttttagggttagagtgagggttagggaggtgggcaagaatgggggaaggaaagactgtatagagggaaaagagggatgggaggggtggggggaaggggaaaaataacagaatgaatcaaccaacatcaccctatgtaaatttatgattacacaaatggtatgcctttactctatgtataaacagagaaacaacatgtatcccatttgtttacaataaaaaaaaagaatcttgcaCCTTATTACTAGGAAATGGAGAATGACAAATGAGAATACAGAATGAATAAAAGGATCACAAGGATATTGAGTAAGGGGAATCTTGGCTACTACTCTCGTGTGTCCTGAATGAAGCTGAGTGAGGTTCAGTAGAGtagaagacagaggcaggagtCCCAGGTAGAAaagtattataatatttaatataaataattttggaaatgtaataaaatataaaaagatactaCAAAATAACCTATATTTGGTGACTAATTTCAAGAACCTACTAATACttgataatgaaatattttaatgtgaattctGTGTTTTCCAAGATACAAAGTACTATGCAcacaattcattttaataattagaaatacATTGTGTTTGGCATTATTTTGTACACTTAACAGGTAAGAAAATGATGTCAGAAACTAATGTTTACTGTTctaaaaacaatgacaatattATCTGAatctttctgaacatttcatGTGTTTTAAGCAATTTATGGATTTGTGTTGCAGTTTCTCTTACTTGGGGTGCATTTCCTGCCAATTCATACACCTACATCATCATCTATAAACTGAGAATAACAATACCTCCTCATCATTTGTTTTGAGAATTGATTGTTATGTGAACAGATCCACCACAGAGCTGGGGATACACATAGGAACTTTCACTCATATTTATAAATGCGTGTGCACTCAGCAGAGAGCAGAATTGACAGTTTGAGAAATCACACTGAGAAAGTTTTGACCCTACAACAATCTAAGGAGGAATGATTtccaaaattacttttaaaaagtcagagaCACCTGTATTATCCAGTATTTGGCACCAGAAAGTGTCCCACTTGTCTATGTTTAGACCAAAAAGTGATGATTTGTGTccattaatattcatatttaggtcttttgtgtgtgagtggtgtattaaattttgttttcaaaattaaccccagttattaatttatatgtctaTTCACTAAATAATGGTTCCTGGTGCTAGACACCTGGGTTTTAGAAAGTGCTTCATCTTTATCAGTAACAAATTGTTTAAAGCTAAATTAGGTTAATATTATATTGCAAATGAGCTTTGAAAATTTGGGGTACAGATGAGATTTTCTATGATTGTATTTGACAAATATAGAAATGTAATGCTAcctgtatataaaaataacaatatttaataaGCATCACCACTGTTGAAAACCTACTTTTGCAGTTCTAGATGATTTTAGTGACCTTTTGGTGTGTTCAGGCACAAATCCATCATCAAATGAGTTCCTCTTGCAATAAGCATATCTCAATATGAAAGATAAAATGGagttgagaaaaaaaaaccactcaatTCAATAtcaaatcaaacatttttaaccatgtgtctttttaagtttaaatcttTCAGTCTCACATAAGAGACTAGAGTGAtttcacagaaatccagaggttTTAATTTAGAATGGATTCACTTGATTCACAATGGAGAAATGATCTTCATTACCTGGTTCTTGTCCATCATGGCAGGACGTAGGAAGTGCAGAGGGAAAGCATTTCAGTGGGTAACTGCACACACAAGGTGTCTGCTCTACAACAAGGAGCATTTACATCTCACACTCTCCGGATATTTAAAGTGGTTCTCATAAAACCTCAGGTACCTTGCTTGCAGCTGTGCATTCTCTCTCAGGAATTAGTTATCCCCTTGTTGGAAAGGCTTTGTTTTAGAAGTGATTGTCTTGGCATTATGTCTGAGTGTCACCCACTCTTGAACACAGATGGTGTTCCCTGCACTTTGAAGGTAAACAAGTGGGGATTGCTAGGAAAGCTGAATGCCATGTAAACAGCATGGTGGCCTAAGTCCAGCCTGGGGACCAGTGGTACAGGCTCCCTGATGATACTTGTGacagagggattttttttaattcttaccaTTTTTAAACCACTTATGAAAACCCATTTTTGATTGCTTGGGAGCTAAAGCAGTGAAGACATAACTTTAATGAGAGACATTTTAAGTA of the Sciurus carolinensis chromosome 11, mSciCar1.2, whole genome shotgun sequence genome contains:
- the LOC124959189 gene encoding olfactory receptor 4C13-like, with amino-acid sequence MLYNVTVFVLLGLTQNPKMQKIIFVVFLLIYIISMAGNVLMLINIIASSLLGSPMYFFLAYLSFIDACYASVNTPKLIMDSLHEKKTILFNECMAQVFGEHFFAGAEIILLTVMANDCYVAICKPLHYATIMNWTVCILLVGVSWVGGFFHATIQLLFIFPLPFCGPNVIDHFMCDLNTLLTLACTDTHTLGLFIAANSGFICLLNFLLLLFSYVVILRSLKTQSMESRCKALSTWVSHIMVVILFFVPCIFVYMRPPINLSIDKAVAVFYTMITPILNPVIYTLRNAQMENAIRKLFSRKII